The Candidatus Aminicenantes bacterium genomic sequence TGGTGGAAAACGGTTACCGCGGGATCGTGATCGCGGGAACCGGCCTGGGGCATGTCAACAAACCCCTCTATCCCGCCATTGAAAGGGCTACCCGGAAAGGGGTGGCCGTTTACATGACCGTGCAGACCTTGTGGGGATATGTACACATGTTTGTCTACGATACGGGCCGCGATCTCATGAGCAAGGGCGTGGTGCCGGCTGAGAACATGTTGCCCGAGGTGGCCTATATCAAGCTGGGATGGGCCCTGGGGCAAACAGAGGATCTGGACGAAGTAAGACGTATCATGCTGACGCCGGTCAGTGATGAGACAACCCCCAGGGAACCCTATAACGGCTACCTGATTTTCCAGGGCGGGATTCCGGAAGTTGAACGATTCCTCAAACGATACCATAAATAGTGGCGGGCGGCCATTGCATGAAACGACAAGTTGTACTACAATTGGAGTGCAATAGGAGTGCATGCAATGGAGGGCACATGAAGAACTCATTTCTCTTGAAAACGGCCGCAATCGGGATCATGGTTCTGATCCAGTGGGCGAACCTGCCCGCCGAAGACCAGGGATGGATCAACAATTCGCTTACGTTGACGGTAGACAAAAAGGTTTCGCTCAAGTTCACCAATGAAATCCGCTGCCATGAAATCACCTTTACCGACGGCTTTTTGCACAACTGGCAGGGTGGTGTTGTGTGGAAGTTTTCCTCTCACACTTACGTTGCCGCACTGTACAAACGCGAAACCACGGACAA encodes the following:
- a CDS encoding Glu-tRNA(Gln) amidotransferase GatDE subunit D — protein: KTFNHRRRDRDVTIKPFFEEKVSIVYYYPNMQPDIIDSLVENGYRGIVIAGTGLGHVNKPLYPAIERATRKGVAVYMTVQTLWGYVHMFVYDTGRDLMSKGVVPAENMLPEVAYIKLGWALGQTEDLDEVRRIMLTPVSDETTPREPYNGYLIFQGGIPEVERFLKRYHK